The region CAACGACGCGATGCACTGAAAGCAGGGCTGCTGGGAGTGGGAGGCTTATCGCTTTCTAACTTTTTGAAGCTCAGCCATGCAGGGGAAGTTTCCTCCAAGGCCAAGGCCAAAGCTGCGATCTATATCAACCTGGGGGGTGGCCCCAGCCACATGGACACCTTCGATATGAAGCCCAATGCACCGGCTGAGTATCGCGGGGAATTCAATCCCATTAAAACGAACGTCGCCGGGATCGAGATCTGTGAGCACTTGCCCCATCTGGCGAAACAGGCCGACAAGTTCGCCCTCATTCGTGGTGTCTCGCACACTCTGGCGGCTCATGAACTGGGCACGCAATATGTCAACTGCGGCAACCGGCCTATCCCTTCGCTGGAATTCCCGGGATATGGCTCGGTGGTTGCCAAGGAGTTGGGTGGCCCGGATAACCTGCCCGCCTATGTGGCCATTCCACGAACGAGTTCAAAGTCGGGTTATCTGGGAGTGAAGTACGCACCACTGGCCACGGGGAACACACCCAAGGCCGGTATGCCTTATTCGGTGCGTGGGGTTTCACTGCAGAATGGATTGACAGTGCAGGAAGTGGATCGTCGCAAGAATCTGCTCAACGATCTTGATCGGACGTTTGCTGGTTACGAAAAGCAGAACCAGTTGCTGGAAGGGATGGATCAGTTTGCCGAGCAGGCCTACTCGATGATCACTTCACCAGCCGCCCGCAAAGCGTTTGATATCAGCCAGGAATCTCCCAAGTTTGCCGAGCCATTCGGTGAGACACCCTTTGGAACCAGCTGCCTGCTGGCAACGAGGCTGATCGAATCGGGAGTGAGGTTTGTCACGATTTCGTACGGCGGATGGGATACTCATGATGACAACTGGACGCGGCTGAAAGAAAAGCAGTTGCCTCCGTTTGATGAAGGTCTGGCGGCCTTGCTGGCAGGTCTGGCTCAGAAGGGCTTGCTCGATTCGACCGCTGTCTTTGTGACAGGTGAGTTTGGTCGAACACCCAAGATCAATGGCCGCGCTGGTCGGGATCACTTTGCCCGCAATATGTTCATGATTATGGCAGGTGGTGGCGTGCGTGCGGGTCAGGTGATTGGTGCCAGCGATGAAAAAGCCATGGCACCAGCGAGCCAGGCCATTACACCTGATGATGTGGCCGCTTCGTTCTATCACAATCTCGGGATTGATCCCAAGAAAGAATATCAGACCAACACCGGGCGGCCACTGATGATTGTGCGTGACGGGAACATTATTCCTTCACTGTTTGCCTGAGAATGATTTATCCGAGATTCTTGGGTGACCTGCGACCTGTGTTTGATGGAATGGGTTTACGTCGATGTTGGCGTTAAATCACAAATGACTTCACTTTGAGGGACGTGGATCGATGCTCAAATCAATGATTATGACGACTTGCCGATTGTCGTTAGTGGTGGCGATTGTCTGCGGAGTGATTGTCTCTTTGCCAGTCGATGCACAGGAAGATGCTAAACCTGCAAAGAAACCAGCCCAGGGTGTTGCACAGCCATTCAATCTGCCAGACAGCATCAAGCTGACAGATGAGCAGACCAAGAAGCTGGAAGCCCTTAAGAAAGAAGCGACTCCGAAGCTCGAAGCCGCCGTTAAAAAGGTCGATGACGTACTGACCAAGGATCAAAAGAAGACTCGTAAGACAGCCTCAGATACCGCCAAAGCTGCCGGTAAGAAAGGGAAGGAACTGAAAGAGGCAGTCAATGAAGCTCTCAAGCTTTCCGACGAGCAGAAGGCATCGTTGGCCAAGGCCGAGAAAGAGCTGGCTGACCTGCAGAAGGCGACTCGCGAACAGGTTGTTGCCATGCTGACTGATGAGCAGAAGGCCAACCTGCCCACGCCAGGCAAGAAGAAAGCCAAAGCCAAGTAGCAGGTGCTCAAGTCTCGGAACGAGACTTGGAATCTCGACAAAAGTTAAAAGCAACAGCCCGGCCTCGAAGTTTGAGAGCCGGGCTGTTGTCTATTTTGTGACGTCATTAAACACAATGGCCATTGTTATACGGATTCAACTGCGCTCCTTGGCATGGGGTGGCTGGGGCCAAACGTCTTTGCGAACCCCCAGTTCGTGCCGAAAATCGCTGGGGGTTCGAAGACTCAACCCCAGCCACCCGCCGCGCAGTTGTTCATTGGAATCCGTACTACACAGCATCGAGTGCCTGCGAGAGATCGGCAATGATGTCTTCAATCGCTTCGGTACCAATCGAAAGGCGAATGAAGTCGGGCGTCACACCTGTCGAGACTTGCTCTTCAGGAGTGAGTTGCTGGTGAGTCGTGCTCGATGGGTGAATGATCAGCGACTTCGAATCGCCCACATTCGCCAGGTGGGAGAAGAGCTTCACGTTGTTGATGAGCTTGATGCCATTCTCCTGCTGCTGTTTCGGAGTGGCTCCCTTGATGCCAAAGCCCATGATGGCGCCGCAACCTTTGGCAAGGTACTTCTTACCCAGATGGTAGGAAGGATGCGATTCGAGGCCGGTGTAGTTGACCCAGCTCACCTTGGGATGAGCTTCGAGGAATTTAGCGACTGCCAAAGCGTTCGAACTGTGGCGTTCCATGCGCAGATGCAATGTTTCCAGCCCTTGAAGGAACATGAACGCATTGAACGGGCTCATGGCAGGACCGAGATCGCGCAGGCCTTGAACGCGGCACTTGATAATGTAGGCGAGATTCATGGGGCCGAAGGTGTCGAAAATCTTCATGCCGTGATAGCTGGGGTCGGGCTCGGTGAATGATGGGAACCGCCCATTATTCCAGGGGAAGCCCCCCTTCTCGATAATCACCCCGCCAATCGATGTTCCGTGGCCGCCAATAAACTTGGTGCATGATTCGACGAGAATATCGGCACCAAAATCGAATGGTCGGCACAGCACCGGTGAGGCCAGTGTGTTGTCAACAATCAGTGGCACACCCGCTTTGTGAGCGATATCTGCAATTGCTTCGAAATCGGGGACATCGACGCGAGGATTGCCAATGGTTTCGAGGTAGATGGCCTTTGTCTTGTCATCAATCGCGCGGGCAAAGTTTTCGGGTTTGCTCTGATCAACAAACTTCCCGTGAATGCCCATTTTGGGGAAGGTGTAATGGAACAGGTTGTAGGTACCACCATAGAGGCTGGTGCCCGAAACGAAGTTGTCGCCCGCTTCGCACAGGTTCAGAAGAGCAATCGATTCGGCCGCCTGACCGGAGGCGACGCAGAGGGCACCACTACCCCCTTCGAGCGCTGCCAGACGTTTTTCGAGAACGTCGGTGGTCGGGTTCATGAGCCGGGTGTAGATGTTGCCGAACTCCTGCAGCGCGAAGAGGCGGGCGGCATGATCGGTACTGTTAAACACGTAAGACGTGGTCTGATAGAGCGGGACTGCTCGGGAACCCGTCGTCGGATCGACAGACTGGCCGGCATGCAGGCAAAGTGTCTCGGGGCGATAGGCGTGAGTCATGTGGCGAATTCCATGATGAGACAGTAGAGAGAAATGACAAAGATCACCAAACTGGTCGGAATTGAAAAATTAGCCGATTGCTGCACGACTCGCAAATGGCCGGAGAAGAATTCTGTTGGGCAGGAGTTACCGATAGATGCTCGATGCAACAGCTAGAGAATGACGGTGTCGCATCACGAATTGAGACTCGATTGTCGATGGGGGAAGACTTTGAGGCTACGATCTCTCGTATAAAAGCCTTACTATGTGAGAGTGTTCAGCAGGTGATTGGGGAAAAGTGTGCTTGAACTTTGTCACCTGTGAATGATGATCGAATCTCCAAGAGTTTGTGATCTCCCTGATGAGCCGCTTCCGAAAGGCAGGTTCTTGATGATGACTTGTTCTAACCGAGCCTGGTTTCGACATTTTGAGAGTTGGCCGCAAAGATGCGGAGTCTGGCGATGGGATGGGAATGCTCTGGTAGGGTGCCTGGCTGCGATCTTACTGTGTCTATTTTTCGTGCCTGCGGTTGCTCAGGAAACGTCTGACGGGCAATCACCGGCAGCGAGTACGCCTAAGCCAGCACCAGAAGCCGGCAAGCCAGAAAATCCGTTTCCGAATCGCATTCCTGCCCCTTCGCTCGATGGGGGAATCGAGTGGCTCAACACCAGCCAGCCCCTGTCACTGAAGGATCTGCGCGGGAAAGTGGTGGTGCTCGACTTCTGGACGTACTGCTGCATCAACTGCATTCATGTGCTGCCTGATCTGAAGTATCTCGAAAAGAAGTATGGCAAAGAGCTGGTGGTCATCGGTGTTCACTCCGCCAAGTTTGATAACGAGAAAGAGTCCGGGAACATTCGCAAAGCCATCTTGCGTTACGAGATTGAGCATCCCGTCGTCAACGATGCGGAGATGACCATCTGGCGGAAGTTCAGTATTCGGTCGTGGCCTTCTCTCGTGTTGATTGATCCTGAGGGGCAGTTTTGTGGTGTCGCTTCCGGCGAGGGAAATCGCGAACTGCTGGATCAAGTGATTGCCAAAGTCATCGATTATCATAGGGCGAAGGGGACGCTGAACGAAAAGCCGATGGCTTTCGATCTCGAAAGCGGCAAAGAAGCAGCCACTCCTTTGCGATTCCCTGGCAAGCTGCTCGTTGATCCGGCCCATGAGAGAGTCTTTATTTCAGACAGCAATCATAATCGCATCGTCGTGGCATCGCTGGCCGGTCAACTCCTCAAGGTGATTGGAAGTGGAAAAATTGGCGCCAAAGATGGCCCGGCTGAATCGGCACAGTTTGACCATCCGCAAGGAATGGCACTGGACGGGAATACGCTCTATGTGGCCGATACGGAAAATCATCTGCTGCGGACGGTGAACCTGACCACATGGGAAGTTTCGACACTCGCAGGGACTGGTGAACAGGCCCGCGGCCGCGATCGTGGGGGGGAGTTGCGAACCACAGCGCTGAACAGCCCGTGGGATCTTTACATCCAACAGGGCGTGCTGTACGTCGCGATGGCTGGGCCGCATCAGCTCTGGTCGCATGCACTGGGAAGTAAGACGATTCAGAACTATGCGGGCTCTGGACGGGAAGATATTACCAATGGAAGCCTGGCTCAATCGGCACTGGCGCAACCTTCGGGAATCACCAGTGATGGCGAGTCGCTGTATGTGGTCGATAGCGAAGGTTCATCCATTCGCAAAATCACTACTAGCGAAGCAGACAAACTGGAAGACCCGGAGGGCAAAGTCACCACAGTGGTGGGAGCTTCGGATCTGCCGCGAGGTGCGAGCCTGTTTGAGTTTGGCGATATTGATGGCAAGGGATCAGCAGTTCGTCTGCAGCATCCGCTGGGGATTGTCTTTCACGAGGGGAAGCTGTTTGTCGCCGACAGTTACAACCATAAGATTAAAGTGATCGATCCGATCAAAAGAACATGCGAGAGCTGGCTGGGGAATGGAAAGCCGGGGGCTGCACTTGCTCCGGTCCAGCTATCGGAACCTGCGGGGTTGGCAACTTATGGCGGAGTTCTGTTCATTGCCGACACGAATAACCATCGCGTCCTGAAGGTCGATTTGAAAACGAAAGCTGCCACCGAGTTGAAGATCGAAGGCCTGACAGCCCCCAAGCCTTGATTTCCAGCATCGTTACAAGGTCAACCTCCGTGGCTGTTCGTGAGAGTTCCCCAGCAGATCGAACTGCAATATGTCCGACTCGCATGCGATGTCTCATCCTTCTGGAGAGTTTTGTGCCAAGGAATCTCTCACAGAGGAAGTTCGCAAAGTGATAGATCATACAGTCACAGTTCACACCATGCGGCCCGAAAGTGTTGACGAAGGGCGGGTGTGGCTCGAAACCAATTTTCGCGAAGCACAGGCCACGATTGCTCCTACGGGAGCAAAGCTTTCGAGCCAGCGTTTGTATCGATCCCCACAAGCCCGGGTGACATTCGAGACGACCAGGTGGAATCGATTGATCGATTATCCTGCCCGCGATATGACGATCACCGTCGAAGCGGGCATGACCTGGCGGGAATTGTGTGCGCTTCTTGATGTCGAAGGTCAGCAGTTACCACTCGATGTTCTCGAAGGCGAAGCGACGATCGGTGGCCTGGTCGCTGCTGGCTTCTGCGGCCCCAGGCAATATGGTTATGGCACGATCCGCGATTATCTGCTCGGTTTCAGTGGTTTTACGGCGGACGGACTGCTGTTTCAGGCGGGTGGGCGAGTCGTCAAAAATGTGGCTGGTTACGATCTGGCGAAGCTCATGTGCGGTTCGCGAGGAACTCTCGCCCTGCTCACGCAATGCACATTCAAGTTGAAGCCACAGCCTGTCCAGTGGTCCTGGGTGCTCACCACGTGGGAGACCTGGGAAGATCTTGAACCGGCACTCGAGCGACTGCTCTTCTCAGATACCCGACCAGTGGCTGTGGATGTGCTGCAGAGAGCCGCATTGCCACCTGTCGGGAATGAACTGACGCTGGCCATTCTGCTGGAGGGATCGCAGGTCTCACTCGACTGGGAAGTGCAGACGATTCGTAAAGAGCTCTCGAACCTCGGGCCAACGGAACTCTTGGTGGTCTCAGAGGATCGGCAGACAGCCCATGCTGATCGTTTGATGACACGCCTTTTGGGCAGTCAACGGCAGCAGCCTTACGAACTGATGGTATCATTAACGAGTTCAAAACTGGTCGCACTGGCCGAACAATTCCCTGAGACCACCCGCATCATGGGCCGGGGATTGGATGGAACGCTGCTGCTCTCATGGAATGAACCGCCGGCGCCCCACGAGCT is a window of Planctopirus limnophila DSM 3776 DNA encoding:
- a CDS encoding thioredoxin-like domain-containing protein, with translation MPAVAQETSDGQSPAASTPKPAPEAGKPENPFPNRIPAPSLDGGIEWLNTSQPLSLKDLRGKVVVLDFWTYCCINCIHVLPDLKYLEKKYGKELVVIGVHSAKFDNEKESGNIRKAILRYEIEHPVVNDAEMTIWRKFSIRSWPSLVLIDPEGQFCGVASGEGNRELLDQVIAKVIDYHRAKGTLNEKPMAFDLESGKEAATPLRFPGKLLVDPAHERVFISDSNHNRIVVASLAGQLLKVIGSGKIGAKDGPAESAQFDHPQGMALDGNTLYVADTENHLLRTVNLTTWEVSTLAGTGEQARGRDRGGELRTTALNSPWDLYIQQGVLYVAMAGPHQLWSHALGSKTIQNYAGSGREDITNGSLAQSALAQPSGITSDGESLYVVDSEGSSIRKITTSEADKLEDPEGKVTTVVGASDLPRGASLFEFGDIDGKGSAVRLQHPLGIVFHEGKLFVADSYNHKIKVIDPIKRTCESWLGNGKPGAALAPVQLSEPAGLATYGGVLFIADTNNHRVLKVDLKTKAATELKIEGLTAPKP
- a CDS encoding DUF1501 domain-containing protein yields the protein MATSYTCDGIQRRDALKAGLLGVGGLSLSNFLKLSHAGEVSSKAKAKAAIYINLGGGPSHMDTFDMKPNAPAEYRGEFNPIKTNVAGIEICEHLPHLAKQADKFALIRGVSHTLAAHELGTQYVNCGNRPIPSLEFPGYGSVVAKELGGPDNLPAYVAIPRTSSKSGYLGVKYAPLATGNTPKAGMPYSVRGVSLQNGLTVQEVDRRKNLLNDLDRTFAGYEKQNQLLEGMDQFAEQAYSMITSPAARKAFDISQESPKFAEPFGETPFGTSCLLATRLIESGVRFVTISYGGWDTHDDNWTRLKEKQLPPFDEGLAALLAGLAQKGLLDSTAVFVTGEFGRTPKINGRAGRDHFARNMFMIMAGGGVRAGQVIGASDEKAMAPASQAITPDDVAASFYHNLGIDPKKEYQTNTGRPLMIVRDGNIIPSLFA
- a CDS encoding O-acetylhomoserine aminocarboxypropyltransferase/cysteine synthase family protein: MTHAYRPETLCLHAGQSVDPTTGSRAVPLYQTTSYVFNSTDHAARLFALQEFGNIYTRLMNPTTDVLEKRLAALEGGSGALCVASGQAAESIALLNLCEAGDNFVSGTSLYGGTYNLFHYTFPKMGIHGKFVDQSKPENFARAIDDKTKAIYLETIGNPRVDVPDFEAIADIAHKAGVPLIVDNTLASPVLCRPFDFGADILVESCTKFIGGHGTSIGGVIIEKGGFPWNNGRFPSFTEPDPSYHGMKIFDTFGPMNLAYIIKCRVQGLRDLGPAMSPFNAFMFLQGLETLHLRMERHSSNALAVAKFLEAHPKVSWVNYTGLESHPSYHLGKKYLAKGCGAIMGFGIKGATPKQQQENGIKLINNVKLFSHLANVGDSKSLIIHPSSTTHQQLTPEEQVSTGVTPDFIRLSIGTEAIEDIIADLSQALDAV
- a CDS encoding FAD-binding oxidoreductase gives rise to the protein MSHPSGEFCAKESLTEEVRKVIDHTVTVHTMRPESVDEGRVWLETNFREAQATIAPTGAKLSSQRLYRSPQARVTFETTRWNRLIDYPARDMTITVEAGMTWRELCALLDVEGQQLPLDVLEGEATIGGLVAAGFCGPRQYGYGTIRDYLLGFSGFTADGLLFQAGGRVVKNVAGYDLAKLMCGSRGTLALLTQCTFKLKPQPVQWSWVLTTWETWEDLEPALERLLFSDTRPVAVDVLQRAALPPVGNELTLAILLEGSQVSLDWEVQTIRKELSNLGPTELLVVSEDRQTAHADRLMTRLLGSQRQQPYELMVSLTSSKLVALAEQFPETTRIMGRGLDGTLLLSWNEPPAPHELAAGLASLIESASLAGHPQEATWEWTRWPDNSIPPPANRSHDASSSRWSLTLKQQLDPLGLFNPSVLDLRCGKPWPENL